In the genome of Bubalus kerabau isolate K-KA32 ecotype Philippines breed swamp buffalo chromosome 8, PCC_UOA_SB_1v2, whole genome shotgun sequence, one region contains:
- the LOC129659595 gene encoding serine protease 1, whose translation MKTFIFLALLGAAVAFPVDDDDKIVGGYTCGANTVPYQVSLNSGYHFCGGSLISSQWVVSAAHCYKSGIQVRLGEDNINVVEGNEQFISASKSIVHPSYNSNTLNNDIMLIKLKSAASLNSRVASVSLPTSCASAGTQCLISGWGNTKSSGSNYPDVLKCLKAPILSDSSCKSAYPGQITSNMFCAGYLEGGKDSCQGDSGGPVVCSGKLQGIVSWGYGCAQKNKPGVYTKVCNYVSWIQQTMASN comes from the exons TTGCTTTCCCCGTGGACGATGATGACAAGATCGTGGGCGGCTACACCTGTGGGGCAAATACTGTCCCCTACCAAGTGTCCCTCAACTCTGGCTACCACTTCTGCGGGGGCTCCCTCATCAGCAGCCAGTGGGTGGTGTCTGCGGCTCACTGCTACAAGTC CGGAATCCAAGTGCGTCTGGGAGAAGACAACATTAATGTCGTTGAGGGCAATGAGCAATTCATCAGCGCATCCAAGAGCATCGTCCATCCCAGCTACAACTCAAACACCTTAAACAACGACATCATGCTGATTAAACTGAAATCAGCGGCCAGTCTCAACAGCCGAGTGGCCTCTGTCTCTCTGCCAACATCCTGTGCCTCTGCTGGCACCCAGTGTCTCATCTCTGGCTGGGGCAACACCAAAAGCAGTGGCAGTAA CTACCCTGATGTCCTGAAGTGTCTGAAGGCTCCCATCCTATCTGACAGCTCTTGCAAAAGTGCCTACCCAGGCCAGATCACCAGCAACATGTTCTGTGCAGGCTACCTGGAGGGCGGAAAGGACTCCTGCCAG GGTGACTCCGGTGGCCCTGTGGTCTGCAGTGGAAAGCTCCAGGGCATTGTCTCCTGGGGCTATGGCTGCGCTCAGAAAAACAAGCCTGGTGTCTACACCAAGGTCTGCAACTACGTGAGCTGGATTCAGCAGACCATGGCTTCCAACTGA